Genomic segment of Bacteroidota bacterium:
ACGCCTTAGCGTTAAATATGGTTAAAAGATATACATATTAACATAATAATTTTTAATTTCACGTTACCGAAGGGTAGCACTATAAAAACCACTAAATGAAAAACCTGATCGCTATCGTATTTGTAATGTTAACAGGCCTTTCTGTTGTTTTGGCAGGCGGTCCTGAAAGCGACGATCTTTTAAATGCTGCCACCTGTGTTGTGGATGAAACCGCCCAACGAAGCTATTCTACCAGTCAATCAGGCGAAAAGAAGATATCTTATGCATCGGTAATACCTGCTCCGGATGAAAAAAATGTGGTGATCACTTTTACGATCAATGAGGATAACAAGATACATGTGGTAGATGTTAAAGGTGGTTATGCCTTTCTAAACCATTATATAAAATCATCCCTGGAAGGAAAAGTGATCAAAACTGAGAATGCCTTACCCGGAATAAACTATGTTATGGCTGTAAAATTGCCAACCTCTGTCTGAAAATATTAATAAAAGCTATATGGAACCCTCGAACTTAATCGGGGGTTTTCTATTTTTGAGGCAGGAGAAGAAATTTTGTTTATCTATTATTTTACGATATCCCCCTTCTTCCACTATTAAATCGGAATCAATTTATGAAAAAGAGTTTATTTATTATTTGTTTTTTATCAGCACTTAGAATTTCATTTGCGCAACAGGTCGAATGGAATTCTTCCAGAATTTTATTGGAGATACAAAAATTAAATACCACTGGTAGTGTGCTGTATATCGCCGCGCATCCGGATGATGAAAATACCAGAATGATAACTTATCTGGCAAACGAAAAGAAAGTGCGCACCGGGTATTTATCGCTCACAAGAGGAGATGGTGGACAAAATCTTGTTGGTGATGAACAAGGTGCCTATTTGGGATTAATACGAACACAGGAATTAATGGCAGCGAGAAGAACCGATGGTGGCGAACAATTTTTTACACGTGCAGTTGATTTCGGTTACAGCAAAAGTGCAACGGAAACATTTACCAAATGGCCACACGATAGTATTTTAAGTGATGTTGTATGGGTGATAAGAAATTTCAGACCTGATATTATAATTATGCGTTTTCCACCGGATGAACGTGCAGGTCATGGACAACATACCGTTAGTGGAATTATTGCAGAAGAAGCATTTGCGGCAGCTGCAGATCCCACAAAATTTCCGGAACAATTAAAATATGTTACTGTATGGCAGGCACAAAGATTATTTTTAAATAATTCTACCTGGTGGGATAAAGATCTGCCCACTAAAATTGCAAACGGTGAAAAAAATCTCGCATGGTTGGATGTTGGAGGATATAATGCGCTGCTGGGGAAAAGTTACGGCGAAATTGCAGCCGAAAGCAGAACCAATCATAAAAGTCAGGGTTTTGGAAGTACACCAACCAGAGGTGAACAAAAAGAATATCTCGAATTAAAAAACGGAACTGCTTTTTCGAACAACGATATTTTTGATGGAATTTCCACTTCCTGGGAGCGGTATCGTCAGGGTTCGGAAATAAAATTAGCGTTGGATAAAATTATATCTGATTTTGATGTAATACACCCGGAAAAATCAGTGGATGCATTATTAAAAGTTTACACTCAATTAGAAAATACTCCTACCGATCAATTGGTAGAATTTAAAAAACAACAGTTGCAGAATATTATTGTAGCATGTTTGGGATTGTGGCTGGAGCCTGTTGCGGAGAAGGATATGGTGGTGCAGGGGGAAGAAATTAAAATATTCAGTTCCTCCATCAAGAGAAATGAATATCCTCTCACATTGGAGTCCATTACAGTTTTAAATAATGAATATAAGGCAGGTGAAATTCTTCCTGCTGGAATTAATCAATTAGATACTTTTGAGATTCGTATCTCTGGCAATTTAAAATCTTCGCCTTATTGGCTGGACGATGATTATAACGGGCTCTTCACAATTTCGGATCAAAAGAATCGCGGTAAAGCAGAAAATGATCCATTACTTTCATTTATTTATAACGTAAAAATTGGCGAGCAATTATTTAATATAAAAAGAGCTGTTGTATATAAAGAAACAGATGCTGTAAAAGGGGAAATATACAAACCTTTAAGTATTATACCCGAATATTATATAGAGTTAGATCAAAACAATATATTTCTGCATCAAGATGCTCCCACAGAAATATCATTTAGCGTATATGCAAACAGAGACTTAGCTAATGCGCCGCTGGTAATTAAATCAGATAATATGGATAAACAAACTTCTGAGAAGGTTTTTATTGATTTAAAAAAAGGCGAAACGCGGAATTATAAAGTGAAAGTAAAACCAACTGGTCAATTAACTAATTTTGGTTTTTACAAAATCCGTTCTGATTCCTTATTCATTTTTGACGAAAATGCGAACGAACGGGTTGTAACTACAGATACATATTTCGAAGCAGGTTCAAATTATATTATCGAATACGATCACATTCCCCGCCAGGTAGTATTCGAGCAGGCAACCGTTAAAATTATCAATGCAGATATTAAAATACCTCAGATTAAAATTGCATACATAGAAGGTGCCGGTGATAAAGTGGATGAAAGTCTGCAACAGATCGGATTAAATATTACTACAATTGCACCGGAAGCCATCACCTTAAATGAATTGAAAAAATATGAGGCTGTAGTAATTGGTGTTCGTGCATACAATACCTCTAAGGTGCTGGCAGATAATCAAAGTATTTTAATGCAATATGTTAATGAAGGCGGACTTGTTATCACCCAATACAATACGAACTGGGATATGTATACAGAAATTATAGGTCCTTATCCGTTTAAAATTAAAAGAGGTCGCGTAACAGATGAAAATTCACCCGTCGACTTTTTGCTCCCGGAGCATAGTGTATTAAATACACCAAATAAACTCACTAAAGCAGATTTTGACGGATGGATACAAGAACGCGGAATTTATTTTGCAGAAGAACTTGCACCGGAATATGTATCACCATTGGCATTTACCGACCCCAACGAAAAACCTCAGAGCGGCAGTTTAATAATTGCAGATTACGGCAAAGGTGCATTTATGTATACCGGTATCGCATTTTTTCGTGAATTACCTGCCGGAGTTCCGGGAGCATATCGTTTATTTATAAATTTATTATCCTATAAAAATCAGGGTAAATAATGATCGTATTTAGTTCCTCCGTTATTTTAAACTTCGCGAAACTTCGCGTCCTTAGCGACTTCGTGGCCTTAACACTATCTAAATGAATACAAAAAAATATTGGCGCAACTGGTATCTTTTTGTAATAGCATTTCTTGTGTTGCAGATCATTATATATTCATACATTACAAATAATCTGCAATGAGTTGGATCGATTGGATTGTGATGTTCGGGACATTGTTTTTTATTGCCGGTTACGGTATTTATAAAACCCGTAAGACCAAATCTATTGAAACTTATCTTCATGATAATAATGAGAGAAAATGGTGGGAGATAGGATTGGGTGTAATGGCAACCCAGGCAAGTGCGATAACATTTTTATCGGTTCCCGGACAAGCATACGACAGCGGTATGGGATTCATTCAATTTTATTTCGGACTTCCGCTTGCCATGATCGTAATTGCCGTATTTTTTATTCCGATATTTTACAAATTAAAAGTTTATACTGCA
This window contains:
- a CDS encoding PIG-L family deacetylase, encoding MKKSLFIICFLSALRISFAQQVEWNSSRILLEIQKLNTTGSVLYIAAHPDDENTRMITYLANEKKVRTGYLSLTRGDGGQNLVGDEQGAYLGLIRTQELMAARRTDGGEQFFTRAVDFGYSKSATETFTKWPHDSILSDVVWVIRNFRPDIIIMRFPPDERAGHGQHTVSGIIAEEAFAAAADPTKFPEQLKYVTVWQAQRLFLNNSTWWDKDLPTKIANGEKNLAWLDVGGYNALLGKSYGEIAAESRTNHKSQGFGSTPTRGEQKEYLELKNGTAFSNNDIFDGISTSWERYRQGSEIKLALDKIISDFDVIHPEKSVDALLKVYTQLENTPTDQLVEFKKQQLQNIIVACLGLWLEPVAEKDMVVQGEEIKIFSSSIKRNEYPLTLESITVLNNEYKAGEILPAGINQLDTFEIRISGNLKSSPYWLDDDYNGLFTISDQKNRGKAENDPLLSFIYNVKIGEQLFNIKRAVVYKETDAVKGEIYKPLSIIPEYYIELDQNNIFLHQDAPTEISFSVYANRDLANAPLVIKSDNMDKQTSEKVFIDLKKGETRNYKVKVKPTGQLTNFGFYKIRSDSLFIFDENANERVVTTDTYFEAGSNYIIEYDHIPRQVVFEQATVKIINADIKIPQIKIAYIEGAGDKVDESLQQIGLNITTIAPEAITLNELKKYEAVVIGVRAYNTSKVLADNQSILMQYVNEGGLVITQYNTNWDMYTEIIGPYPFKIKRGRVTDENSPVDFLLPEHSVLNTPNKLTKADFDGWIQERGIYFAEELAPEYVSPLAFTDPNEKPQSGSLIIADYGKGAFMYTGIAFFRELPAGVPGAYRLFINLLSYKNQGK